From the Paenibacillus tianjinensis genome, the window CGCGCTGGTCTTTACCAATACTTGCACCGAGTTCATCCCGGTGAAATGCGATTACTAGTGGAATATCGTAGGTCCCGCATTTATCACGGAACTTTTTTTGGGTATTATCTGAAGCGTCACCTGCTAGGACGACCAGCTTCGCCTCCGATGACCGTACTGCCTTAAGTACAGCCTCGTCGCCGGTGAC encodes:
- a CDS encoding YlxQ family RNA-binding protein; translated protein: MSKTLSYLGLAMRAGKIVTGDEAVLKAVRSSEAKLVVLAGDASDNTQKKFRDKCGTYDIPLVIAFHRDELGASIGKDQRVVLAVTDKGFAEMISRTLGDTVGGGVID